A single window of Streptomyces aquilus DNA harbors:
- the pdhA gene encoding pyruvate dehydrogenase (acetyl-transferring) E1 component subunit alpha, whose translation MTVMEQRGAYRPSPPPAWQPRTDPAPLLPDAEPYRVLGTEAAAKADPGLLRRLYAELVRGRRYNAQATALTKQGRLAVYPSSTGQEACEVAAALVLQDRDWLFPSYRDTLAAVARGLDPVEALTLLRGDWHTGYDPHEHRIAPLCTPLATQLPHAVGLAHAARLKGDDVVALAMVGDGGTSEGDFHEALNFAAVWQAPVVFLVQNNGFAISVPLAKQTAAPSLAHKAVGYGMPGRLVDGNDAAAVHEVLADAVRHARAGGGPTLVEAITYRVEAHTNADDATRYRGDAEVDAWRDHDPIKLLEHELTTRGLLDDAGIQAARDAAETMAADLRERMNQDPVLDPMDLFAHVYAEPTPQLLEQRAQLQAELEAEGETP comes from the coding sequence ATGACGGTCATGGAGCAGCGGGGCGCGTACCGGCCATCGCCGCCGCCCGCCTGGCAGCCCCGCACCGACCCCGCGCCGCTGCTGCCGGACGCGGAGCCGTACCGCGTCCTCGGCACCGAGGCCGCCGCCAAGGCCGACCCCGGCCTGCTGCGCCGCCTCTACGCCGAACTGGTGCGCGGCCGTCGGTACAACGCGCAGGCGACCGCCCTCACCAAGCAGGGCCGCCTCGCCGTCTACCCCTCCAGCACCGGCCAGGAGGCCTGCGAGGTCGCCGCCGCACTGGTCCTCCAGGACCGTGACTGGCTCTTCCCCAGCTACCGCGACACCCTCGCCGCCGTCGCCCGGGGCCTCGACCCCGTCGAGGCACTGACGCTGCTGCGCGGCGACTGGCACACCGGCTACGACCCGCACGAGCACCGGATCGCCCCCCTGTGCACCCCGCTGGCCACCCAGCTCCCGCACGCCGTGGGCCTCGCCCACGCCGCCCGCCTCAAGGGCGACGACGTGGTCGCGCTCGCCATGGTCGGCGACGGCGGCACCAGCGAGGGCGACTTCCACGAGGCCCTGAACTTCGCCGCCGTCTGGCAGGCGCCGGTCGTCTTCCTCGTCCAGAACAACGGCTTCGCCATCTCCGTTCCGCTCGCCAAGCAGACCGCGGCCCCGTCGCTGGCCCACAAGGCCGTCGGCTACGGCATGCCCGGCCGGCTGGTGGACGGCAACGACGCGGCGGCCGTGCACGAGGTCCTCGCCGACGCCGTGCGGCACGCGCGCGCGGGCGGCGGCCCCACCCTCGTCGAGGCCATCACGTACCGCGTGGAGGCCCACACCAACGCCGACGACGCGACCCGCTACCGCGGCGACGCCGAGGTCGACGCCTGGCGCGACCACGACCCGATCAAGCTCCTCGAACACGAACTCACCACGCGCGGACTCCTCGACGACGCCGGCATCCAGGCCGCCCGCGATGCCGCCGAGACCATGGCCGCCGACCTGCGCGAGCGCATGAACCAGGACCCGGTCCTCGACCCCATGGACCTGTTCGCCCACGTCTACGCCGAACCCACCCCGCAACTGCTGGAGCAGCGCGCCCAGTTGCAGGCCGAGCTGGAAGCCGAGGGGGAGACTCCATGA